A stretch of DNA from Acipenser ruthenus chromosome 21, fAciRut3.2 maternal haplotype, whole genome shotgun sequence:
TCCCACGGCTGTATTTTGCAGAttcttcttttagtattttaagATGGATTTCACTTGCACATGGTAGGGGTGGTTAGAACACAGCAAGTGTAACATTCTGTTTCCCTAACCGGGAGTCCAGGTAGAACCTTGATTGCAGCTTGCAAGAAATTCCGTTTTCGATAATTCCTttactgttgtatttttatttgaaatgcctCCTCCACAGGAAAAACGGCGCCCGTACTAATAAAAAAGTACATGGTGGAGTCAATGAAGGATGGCTCGGTAATTGTGGATCTTGCTGCTGAAGCTGGAGGAAATGTTGAAACCACCAAACCCGGGGAGCTCCATGTCCACAAGGTTAGACTATTTTAACCTTAACATTAATCTGGGAAAACCTAGAGTTCCTGAAGATCGAACAATGGTACCCACTGCTTGCGACTTACAAGTTTACTATCCGTTTTCATGCAAACTCAATGAAAAGTACTAGCAAAGTCCAATACTTTGAAAGTAACAAAGTGTCCTACTAGCATACACTGAATACAAATAAAtcctatgtgtttgtttttttgtttattagggCGTCACTCACATTGGATATACTGATTTGCCCAGCAGAATGCCAAGCCAAGCCAGCACTCTGTACTCCAATAATGTTTTGAAATTATTGAAGGGAATAAGTCCTGACAAGGAATACTTCTATTTTGAGCCCAAGGAAGATTTTGACTATGGAACTGCTGACCATGTTATCAGAGGCACTGTGGTGATGAAGGTAGGTGCCTCGTTTTTTGATTGGACGGTCGTTCCAATATTACTCATGAGATTTCCATTCTTTCATGTGCTTCCCTCCCAGTTGTCCTCTTAATCTTAAAAGCCGGCtgctgtttttggtttatttgaaTGTCAGACAGTTTAAACACAAGCTGCAGGGAAGTATTTCAATACAAATTCCTCTGATACAGTGTTTCCAATTAGcaaagtttgtttttgttgttgccagtacagaaacaaaaaagagTTTATCAGGTTGAATTAAGTTTGATCTAATCCAGTTCTAGGAGACTATTGTGTGCAGGTTGGATTAATAAACAcagctatgttttttttgttttgctgcagaTAGTTTTCTTTAATCCAATGGCATATTAGAATGTAATTGTTGCTATTGCTTACAGCTTGCCTGTGCACATTTAAATGAACGCGCCATGTATCTTGTACACGTCTAGAATTTAACCAGACTGGATACACTTCAGTCTAAAGGTGGACTGTACTGTATGACTCTTTACTATACTGGCTGATTTCACACTCTTTCCCAGGAAGGCAAAAACCTATTCCCAGCCCCTTTACCCAAGACTCTTCCACCACCTGCTCCTCCCAAACAGAAGTCATTCGCAGAGTTAGAAGCAGAAAAAGTGGCCGAGATCTCTCCGTTTAGAAAAACGATAACCTCTGCTGGCGTCTATACGGCAGGTAAGGTGTGCTTTAAACAGATCTGTGacgtgcatttttattatttaacatttatttaagaaTTTCAATATTGCATTGTAATTGAAAATATGTATTACAATAAATGTTTCAGTTCCTGAAGTagtgtttttttataatttcagGTTTATCAGGAGTTGTGGGGCTGGGTATGATTTCCCCTAACGCTGCATTTACTCAGATGGTCACCACGTTTGGTCTGGCTGGGATTGTGGGATATCACACAGTCTGGGGGGTCACTTCGGCCCTGCACTCCCCACTGATGTCGGTCACCAACGCGATTTCTGGTAAAAGTCCTTTTTAGGTTTCAGTGCTAAAGATACTAATATCTGCCATTGTAGTGCTACAAAGGGGCTCCTGTGAGGGAACATCAGGATATATTTTCATTTGTtcatgtgactttttttaaaagaaactaaaaagctTGATTGGCACATTTTGGTTCAGTGGACATGTTGCCTAAGATAATGTTGTATCAGTAATCTACTATTGTACTACATGTGTATGTAGGATACAGTCTGTTTTTAAAAGTGATTACTATCATGTGATTGTTGCTGCAGGTCTCACAGCTGTTGGTGGTCTGGTGCTGATGGGCGGGGCTTACACCCCTTCCAGTTTCCCTGAAACCCTGGCATTGCTTGCTGCCTTTGTGTCCTCTATTAACATTGCAGGTATGATCACACAGTCCTTATGTCATGCAGATTTCTTTTCCTCAGTTAGTCTGATGCTAATTTCTTCTTTGTCCCCATGGTGACTGACTGTAGGTGGTTTCACGATTACTCAGAGGATGCTTGACATGTTCAAACGTCCTACAGACCCCCCAGAGTACAACTATTTGTATATGATACCTGGAGCTGTGTTTGTGGGTGGATATGGTGCTTCTGTTGCTAGTGGATACAACATTGAGCAGGTAATGTATATCTTTTGAGGTATTTACAACATTTATCCAATAGTTAACATTATCTACTAGTAAAATAAACTGCAATTCCAATATTAACCTCCAAGTGGCACTGTgcgctttaaaatatatatatatagtttttctttttttttaaccatgatTTCTCATTGTAGATGATGTATCTCGGCTCAGGAATGTGCTGTGTGGGGGCACTGGCTGGCCTTTCAGCCCAGAGAACCTCGAGACTGGGAAATGCACTGGGGATGATAGGAGTGGCTGGAGGGATTGCTGCCACTTTGGGTAGTCTTAAACCATCCCCAGAGTTACTGTCTCAAATGTCTGTTGCCATGGCCTCTGGGGGCACGATAGGTAtgcaccaaaaaacaaacaaaaagcaaaaaaaaaaactctactaATACCTGCttcaaatactgtatttcaaattCAGTTTGAGTGCAAAAAATACCTTTTTGAGTGACTCCTTCTCAATGCTGTTGCTATTGTAGGCCTCACCATTGCCAAGCGCATTGAGATGTCTGATCTCCCTCAGCTCGTGGCAGCTTTTCACAGTCTAGTGGGCCTGGCTGCAGTTCTCACCTGTGTTGCTGAGTATATGATCGAGTACCCTCACCTTGATGTCCATCCTTCTGCTAACGTCCTCAAGACCGTGGCTTACCTGGGAACGTACATTGGTGGGGTCACATTTAGTGGGTCTTTGGTAGCCTATGGAAAGCTACAAGGtacagttaactttttttttttttttttttttttttttaagaaaacatgaACCGAACTGAAAGTAAACCTCCCTGGAAGTTTGTTTATATCCTCACAGCAGACTTCATGGCAGCCTTGAGGCACGGGTCAGATTCTGTTCAGTGCCTTGTGTGCTTTGCTTGAATTGTTAGCAAACATTCACTTCCAGAAGAATTTACAGGAAAGGCTCTGGTTATGAAAAACTGGATCGTGTGTATTTTGAGATTAGCAAGATGACAAACATGCTTTCAAGTCTGCCAGGACCTTGGAGACCATCCTAGGAGACGTGGAGAAGTCAGCTCTCTGAAAGACCTGCGCAACAGGCAGTTTGTGTTCTCTGGAATGGGTGTTGAACTGTATGAACTCTGAATAGTAATAAGCAATGCATAGTATAGGTATAACATATTCACTCCATGTTGTtgatatatatttgtattgatCCATTGTAGGCTTGCTGAGCTCTGCTCCCTTGCTTCTGCCTGGTCGGCATCTTCTTAATGCCGGTCTGATGACCGCCTCAGTGTGTGGCATGATTCCCTTCATGCTGGACCCCAGTTACACTACAGGCATGGGGTGCTTGATTGGAGTTTCAGGGCTCTCCACAGTCATGGTAAGAACCAACAATGTTACTCTGTGGAGtgagtgtttttttaatttttttaatttggtgttTTGTGAAACAAGCATAAGGGCAGAATGTGATGCCCCTGGGGTAGGATTTTATTTACCACCCTTGGTACCTTTTCCACTTCTTTACAGTGCTGTTTCTTTTCTTGAAATATAAAACTAGTCTCTCCAGTTCCAATCCTTTTACTTCAATCCAAAATGGCACATTTTGATGTGAAGGCTTAGGCATTGTTTTATTTGATCTGCAGAAACATCATATACTCCATGGTCTGTTCTGctactttttttttgggggggggggagcaaaaTCTAAAACGAATAAGTGAACCAGTTAATCTGGTCTGAATACTACTCCAAAATGATTACTAGAAGGGTTAAAAGGATGTGTTCCTCTGCTGGGTTGGTAGTGTTGATGCCCTGTTTGTCTTGTAGGGGGTGACGTTGACAGCAGCTATCGGAGGTGCTGACATGCCTGTGGTGATCACTGTGCTCAACAGCTACTCCGGATGGGCCCTGTGTGCTGAGGGATTCCTGCTGGACAACAATCTCATGACAATTGTTGGCGCTCTGATTGGATCCTCTGGGGCTATCCTTTCTTACATCATGTGTGTGGTAAGCAGATCACATAGTGTGGAAATAGAATTGAG
This window harbors:
- the LOC117964208 gene encoding NAD(P) transhydrogenase, mitochondrial-like translates to MACLLRYASSSSVPLIQVVHLRTLQRAPGKRHFKTFPILWNQQASKGVRYTDLLVGVPKEILKNEKRVAVTPAGVQAMVKQGFSVQVETGAGEQAKFSDDQYREAGAKINDAKAVFGSDLVLKVRAPTFNNVLGIHEAELLKPKATLVSFIYPAQNPDLMDKLSKQKVTVLAMDQVPRVTIAQGYDALSSMANIAGYKAVILAANHFGRFFTGQITAAGKVPPAKVLIIGGGVAGLSAAGAAKSMGAIVRGFDTREAALEQFKSFGAEPLEVELAESGDGVGGYAKEMSKEFIEAEMELFAKQCKDVDIVISTALIPGKTAPVLIKKYMVESMKDGSVIVDLAAEAGGNVETTKPGELHVHKGVTHIGYTDLPSRMPSQASTLYSNNVLKLLKGISPDKEYFYFEPKEDFDYGTADHVIRGTVVMKEGKNLFPAPLPKTLPPPAPPKQKSFAELEAEKVAEISPFRKTITSAGVYTAGLSGVVGLGMISPNAAFTQMVTTFGLAGIVGYHTVWGVTSALHSPLMSVTNAISGLTAVGGLVLMGGAYTPSSFPETLALLAAFVSSINIAGGFTITQRMLDMFKRPTDPPEYNYLYMIPGAVFVGGYGASVASGYNIEQMMYLGSGMCCVGALAGLSAQRTSRLGNALGMIGVAGGIAATLGSLKPSPELLSQMSVAMASGGTIGLTIAKRIEMSDLPQLVAAFHSLVGLAAVLTCVAEYMIEYPHLDVHPSANVLKTVAYLGTYIGGVTFSGSLVAYGKLQGLLSSAPLLLPGRHLLNAGLMTASVCGMIPFMLDPSYTTGMGCLIGVSGLSTVMGVTLTAAIGGADMPVVITVLNSYSGWALCAEGFLLDNNLMTIVGALIGSSGAILSYIMCVAMNRSLPNVILGGYGTSSTGSGKPMEIVGTHTEVNVDQAIEMIKEANTIVITPGWGLCAAKAQYPIADMIKMLLEQGKRVRFGIHPVAGRMPGQLNVLLAEAGVPYDVVLEMDEINEDFPETDLALVIGANDTVNSAAQEDPNSIIAGMPVLEVWKSKQVIVMKRTLGVGYAAVDNPIFYKPNTAMLLGDAKKTCDSLQAKIREAFY